The Nitrospira sp. genome includes a region encoding these proteins:
- the hflK gene encoding FtsH protease activity modulator HflK, with the protein MVWDPKDPWGKKPDPLEDALKQAQSQLKDLIPPGGLKSLLPSGGVLNLVIAAVVILFIWQAVFIVAPDEEGVVKRFGVPVRTVEPGPHFKIPFAETVLQPKVAKLYRVEVGFRTSQQGRQQMVPQEALMLTGDMNILAIEFIVQYKIKEAGEFLFNVADIHETIGKAAEASMREVVGKSKIDEALTTGKAEIQQGTMTLLQTILDQYHSGVQIAAVQLQDVDPPEAVAAAFKDVTNAKEDREKLINQAQGYRNDIIPKAKGEAAELVNRAKGFAQARMNRAQGEANRFLATLKEYNQSKDVISKRIYIETMEEILPNMEKIIIDGKGGERLLPYLPLDRRSKPTSVSGTKASSQLEGEESRAEPSPTLKSRGSRP; encoded by the coding sequence ATGGTCTGGGACCCAAAAGATCCGTGGGGCAAGAAGCCTGATCCGCTTGAAGACGCGCTGAAGCAGGCACAGTCTCAGCTCAAAGATCTCATCCCCCCGGGTGGGCTCAAAAGCCTCTTACCTTCCGGCGGAGTCTTGAATCTTGTCATTGCTGCGGTGGTGATCTTGTTCATCTGGCAAGCAGTGTTTATCGTCGCGCCGGATGAAGAAGGTGTCGTTAAGCGATTTGGTGTACCGGTTCGAACCGTCGAGCCAGGTCCCCACTTCAAGATTCCCTTCGCTGAAACCGTCCTCCAGCCAAAGGTCGCCAAACTCTATCGTGTCGAGGTCGGCTTCCGCACCAGTCAACAGGGTCGCCAACAAATGGTGCCGCAAGAAGCCTTGATGTTGACCGGTGATATGAACATCTTAGCGATCGAGTTTATCGTGCAATATAAGATCAAAGAAGCCGGCGAGTTCCTGTTCAACGTCGCGGATATCCATGAGACCATCGGCAAGGCAGCGGAAGCCTCCATGCGGGAAGTAGTTGGCAAGAGTAAGATCGACGAAGCCTTGACCACAGGCAAGGCCGAGATTCAGCAGGGTACGATGACGTTACTGCAAACGATTCTGGATCAGTACCACTCCGGTGTGCAGATTGCCGCCGTACAGCTGCAAGACGTCGATCCACCGGAAGCAGTTGCAGCCGCGTTCAAAGACGTGACGAACGCCAAGGAAGACCGGGAAAAACTCATCAATCAAGCTCAAGGATATCGCAACGACATCATCCCGAAGGCAAAAGGTGAAGCCGCAGAACTCGTCAACCGCGCCAAAGGATTTGCCCAAGCCCGCATGAATCGCGCACAAGGTGAGGCCAATCGCTTTCTGGCCACGTTAAAAGAGTACAACCAATCGAAAGATGTCATCAGTAAGCGAATCTATATAGAAACAATGGAGGAAATCCTCCCCAATATGGAAAAGATCATCATTGATGGGAAAGGGGGCGAGCGCTTGCTCCCGTACCTTCCGCTGGATCGCCGTTCAAAGCCGACATCCGTGAGCGGAACTAAGGCCAGCTCACAGCTTGAGGGCGAGGAATCCCGGGCAGAACCATCTCCCACACTAAAATCCAGAGGGTCTCGGCCATGA
- a CDS encoding protease modulator HflC produces the protein MTKQGLVLTLLAVIIALFVLGASPLFVVDVIQTAIVVQLGKPVRNITEPGLYMKVPFVQEVTYFDKRLLDYDSNAQDVITSDKKTLLLDNFAKWRITDPLKVYQAFQSQRGALQRLHDIIYSELRVEVGRHELLEIVSSTRADIMKVVTERAKEKAAAYGIDIQDVRIKRADLPEQNEKAVFARMQAERERQAKQYRAEGAEEAQKIRSEAEKDREIILAQAYKESEELRGAGDAKAFRVYADAYRQDLKFFEFTRSMEAYKSAFKDGSTLVMSPDSEFFRYLKQR, from the coding sequence ATGACCAAGCAGGGGTTGGTGCTGACACTTCTGGCCGTGATTATCGCATTATTCGTCCTCGGAGCCTCTCCGCTCTTCGTTGTTGACGTCATCCAGACCGCAATTGTCGTCCAACTCGGGAAACCCGTTCGAAACATCACCGAACCGGGGCTCTACATGAAGGTCCCCTTCGTCCAAGAGGTCACCTACTTCGACAAACGGCTGTTGGATTATGACTCAAACGCCCAGGACGTTATTACTTCGGACAAGAAGACCTTGCTCCTCGATAACTTCGCGAAGTGGCGGATCACGGATCCCCTGAAAGTCTATCAAGCATTCCAAAGCCAGCGCGGTGCCCTGCAACGGTTGCACGACATCATCTATTCTGAGTTGCGCGTCGAGGTCGGCCGGCACGAACTGCTGGAGATTGTGTCGAGTACACGAGCCGATATCATGAAAGTCGTCACCGAACGTGCAAAAGAAAAGGCCGCAGCGTACGGCATCGACATTCAGGATGTGCGGATCAAGCGAGCCGATTTGCCGGAACAGAACGAGAAGGCTGTCTTCGCGCGCATGCAAGCGGAACGGGAGCGCCAAGCCAAACAATATCGAGCCGAAGGCGCGGAGGAAGCACAGAAGATTCGATCAGAAGCGGAAAAAGACCGTGAAATTATCCTCGCCCAAGCTTATAAAGAGTCGGAAGAACTTCGTGGAGCCGGCGACGCCAAAGCGTTTCGAGTCTACGCCGACGCCTACCGACAGGACCTGAAGTTCTTCGAGTTTACGCGTTCAATGGAAGCCTATAAGAGCGCGTTCAAGGATGGTTCAACGCTGGTGATGAGTCCGGATTCAGAATTCTTCCGATATCTGAAACAGCGCTGA